The Pseudodesulfovibrio cashew genomic sequence TGTGCGGGACCCTCCAGGCGTGCTCCAAGCTCAAGCCTCTGGAAGTCGAGATGGCCAAGCCTTACGTGGCCGTGGCCACCCGTGAGGGCATGCTCGTCAACCAGCATCTGGGCGAGGCCAAGTCCTTCCAGATCTGGGGCGAGGCCGAGACCGGCGGCTTCCGCATGGTCGAGGAGCGGCCCGCACCGCAGGCCGGTTGCGGTCCCCAGCGCTGGTCCGAACTGGCCAAGACCCTGCATGACTGTCGCGCCGTGCTCTGCGCGGCCATGGGCGAGACTCCCAAGATGCTGCTCGAAGAGCACGGCATCCAGGGACACGTGGTGGACGGCTTCATCGAGGATGCACTCCGGTTCGTCTTCGAGGGTGGCGACATCAACGCGCTCAAGGTTCGCAGGAGCGGCATCGGTTCCGCTGGTTGCGCCGGTGGCGGCGGGGGATGTGGCTAGATCGAATTGCCGAATAACTGAGAACAGGTCAAACCCGGAGCGTATGTTTCAGTGCGTGCGGGTTTGACTTTTTTTTCCGGGCCGCTTTGCCCGTTTTCGGGAGATGCGGTGTCGGGTCCATGGGTTCGTTAACCTTCAACGGAGAAGATAATATGAACAAGGCTACGTTGGAAAAAGTGTTCGAGTACGCATCCAAGCCGGTGCAGGGGACCATGTCCCGCAAACTGCGCAAGGACATCAAGATTCAGGTCAACGAAGGTGAAGTGTACGCGGACGCCACCCTGTTCCTCGGTGAGGAATTCGTCCGCGTCACCTGTGTGGCGGACGGCGCTTCCGTCAATACCTACTATGACTGGGAAAGGATCGCCTCTGTGCGGACCATCGGCCCCGTTGAATAGCACTCACTGAAACGCGCAAAGAGCGAGGCCCGCATCGATGTTCGATGCGGGCCTCTTTTTCCGGTTGCTCTTATCAGTAGTGACGCCATGCGCCTGGGGCTTCCCTGTAATACTGGTCCATGTATTCGCTGATCCCAATGCGCACTTCGTTGTCGGTTTCGGTGCGGATGACGTTCAGGGCTGGATCAAGCCCCACGTCCAAGGCTATGTTTTTCAAGTGGTGCTGGACCTGGTCCGCCCGCAGTTGCAGGGCTTCATCCTCATGGAAACGGTCCCTGGGGAACCGTGCCGCAGTGATGTAGGTCATGGCTCCTCCTTTGGGTTGCACCTTGCTTTCAGTTTCAATGAACAGATATGCATATATTATAATCATGAATGGTGTGTTGGCAAGGACCAGACGGGCGCTCTTTCCGTGGCGGAGCGCAAAGAGAGAGGCCCGCATCGGGGAATGCGGGCCTCTCTCGTTTGGGGGTTGGTAAGGAGTTCGGTGTAATGTTCTATGCTTTGGCAACGGTGACGAAGTGTTCCTGCATGGCAATGGCGCCGCCACCCTTGTCGTACTTCTTGATGCCCTTGGGCATGAGCTCGTTGTCGGCGATGCCGTGGCCCTTGGCGCGGGACTCACAGGGCAGGGTGTGCCCGAATCCGTGGACCAGGAAGACCGCGTCCGGATGGACGAAGTCGGTGACAAAGGCCGTGGTGTCGGCTGAGTAGCCGTTGTTGGAGACCGAGACCCTGTCGCCGGTTTCGATGCCCAGCCCCTTGGCCTTTTCGGTGTTGATCCACAGCTTGTTCTCGGGCATGCGCTCGAAGAGCAGGGCGTTGTTGACCGTGTGTCCCTGGGTGTGCAGGGCGCAACGGCCGAAGGTGATGCGGAACTTGTCCTCGGGCGGGAATTCCGGGGAGACGTAGGGCTTGAGGGAGAGCAGGCCGTCGGCCTCGAGCTTCTCGTCGATGACTTGAATCTTGCCGGACGGGGTCTTGAAGGAGCCGTCGGTCACGGGCTTGTAGACCGCTTCTGAGGCCAGGGCCACGCTGCCGGTCTCGGCGAAGTCCTCGATGGAGTAGCCGGTGCCTTCGAGCTGGAACTTCCAGATGTCTTCGATGTTCTCGTAGACCAGGTCGTCCAGGCCGAAGCGCTTGGCCAGTCCGGAGTAGATTTCCCAGATGGCCTTGGTGTCGTAAATCGGTTCCATGGCCCGTTTGCGCATGACAAAGGAGGGCTTGGGGCCGTTCTTGGTCATGATGGTGTCGTCGCGCTCCAGGTAGGGAGAGATGGGCAGGACCACGTCGGCGTACCAGGCTGTGTCGGACCAGGAGAAGGTCACGGCCACGAGCAGGTCGAGGTTGTCCCACAGTGATTTGACGTCGGCCACGTCCGGGAAGGCCATGAGGGGGTCATGCCGCTGGGCGATGTACGCCTTGATGGGGTAGGGCTCACCGGTGACGATGGCCTCGTAGGCCAGGTTCACCAGGCCAGGGCCGGCGTCATAGTGCTTGCGGCCTTCCATCCACCCCACGCCGTCCACGCGCTTGCCTTCGGGCTTGGGGTAAAGGTTCATGAAGGACTGCAGACCCTTGGCGCCGACATCGCCGGGCTTGCCCATGAAGGGCAGGCCGCCCTTGGCCCCGATGGAGCCGAGCAGGGCGTTGATCAGGTAAATAGTCCGGGTCATGTAGAAGGAGTCCGCGTAGCGGGCGGTCATCCAGCCGGGGTGCCAGATCACGGACGGGGCGGCTTCAGCCAGCTCGCGGCAGAACGCCTTGAGCGCCTCGGCGGACACGCCGGTCTCCCTTTCGGCCCACTCCGGGGTGTATTCCTGGACGAAGTCCTTGAGGGTGTCCAGCCCATCGATCCAGTCGGCAACGAATTTCTTGTCGTACAGCTCTTCATTAATAAGGACATGGATGACGGCCAGGTTGAAGGCGTAGTCAGTTCCGGGGCGGATCATGAAGAAATTGTCCGC encodes the following:
- a CDS encoding molybdopterin-dependent oxidoreductase, which codes for MSKEYVNSICGMCSVRCPIKVEVEDGKARYIEGAKSLKGSLCPRGAAGTALTFDEERPQYPMIRQGERGEGKWKQVSWDEALDYVADKLKAVQKEYGKDAVLFSDRGGPFRDFYRAFLRGIGTANYNNHDSACARNVQNAALSVFGFGRKGVSYDLGNCKHIVLQQRNIMEAINVAECNNALNALDKGAKLTVIDIRANVPATKADNFFMIRPGTDYAFNLAVIHVLINEELYDKKFVADWIDGLDTLKDFVQEYTPEWAERETGVSAEALKAFCRELAEAAPSVIWHPGWMTARYADSFYMTRTIYLINALLGSIGAKGGLPFMGKPGDVGAKGLQSFMNLYPKPEGKRVDGVGWMEGRKHYDAGPGLVNLAYEAIVTGEPYPIKAYIAQRHDPLMAFPDVADVKSLWDNLDLLVAVTFSWSDTAWYADVVLPISPYLERDDTIMTKNGPKPSFVMRKRAMEPIYDTKAIWEIYSGLAKRFGLDDLVYENIEDIWKFQLEGTGYSIEDFAETGSVALASEAVYKPVTDGSFKTPSGKIQVIDEKLEADGLLSLKPYVSPEFPPEDKFRITFGRCALHTQGHTVNNALLFERMPENKLWINTEKAKGLGIETGDRVSVSNNGYSADTTAFVTDFVHPDAVFLVHGFGHTLPCESRAKGHGIADNELMPKGIKKYDKGGGAIAMQEHFVTVAKA